The genome window CTCGTGctaatttaaacacatttcagtatacaaaaaatacaatacaaaaaaatattttcttaatatttctCAGTTTTGGGAAGTTTCATTGTGAAATCTATAATTTAAAATGACCCTATTAACCCGTATCTGCTCCCCTTTAAAAAGGGACAGTTGGCCCCAAAGTccatatacataaatacataaaatacacattCGCCCTCCTTCCTGCAGTGCCATGTGACAATctagattttatttataatgtgtttatataatcatatatatGTGGCATAAAATGGGGCTTTAAATggcaataataatattgttatttaaggAAAATATATTGCCCAACAAAAGTAGCTTTTATGACTGGACTACAtacataaacaacaaacaacatatgTGCAGATACAAACATTGGCATTAAAGtattctgaaataaaaaacgTTCAGTGGTGAGATGAAATGAACTTTTCAACTTTCCACATACTTCCTGATTTCAgtcttaaaaaacataaaacacctgAGAACCAGCAACACAATATACCAGTGTTTCAGCCTTATCTCCAGTTTCAAAAAGGGAACCATCAGCTCacagccataaataaaacagttcaTGCATTTGTAAACAATACTCTGGGTGATCATTAACTCTTGTGTTTTAATGACACTTCTGTCAGTTCTTACGTCTTAATAACCTTATGGCActgatgaaacatttcatgttacagctgggagagacagaaatataaacagTTCTAGTATAATGGAAATACTTCATGGTAATCCCAGCTGTCTGATGgaatttacatttattcaaataGATCCTGCTGCTGTATGTACACTAGTTGGACAAAATACCAACaatgcaacacaacacaagctaCGATAGCTATGATGCCTGATAAAGAGTCTAAACACTTGACATCATTTTAAAAGGTTTAAATAGAAAAGATGTGTTGTTAGCAAATATTACATTAGATTGTACATGTTTAAAACACCCACATGAAGACATTGCTGCAGAAGACGGATGGAAAAGACTTGttaaaaggcacaaaacactaaattaatATGAGCTTGAAATTTCAggcaacataataataataataataaattcaatttttatagcgcttttaaaaaggtactcaaagtcgcttaacataacaggaatttgacagacacaaacacaaaatgcagaagaacATCTTCCAGAAGAGACGATGTTCTGTGTTAACATATTTGCATTGTAtagtttttaaagtgtttgttaaatGAGAAAGGAACTTTTTTTCATTGCTTATGGGAGTGCCCAAAGATGTAGATACTTTGGGtaaatgttgttaaatgtttatcacaggtaaataataaaagtctCATTATATTGAAGAGGAAGTTATCTACACTTTGAGAAACCTCCAAGGACTCTGGAGGAACAACAGAGGAAACTCTGGAGGACTTTGGACTGGAAGAATGATTTCATTATGTTGAACAAACATCACAGTGTTTCTGTGGAGGGTGGAGAGGTTTGAGTAGTTAATAAACAGAAAAGAGTTTGTTTGTCCTTGGAAATAATTCATGTCTTCTGTGGAATAGAGGTTGAGACTTAGACTTTTCCAAGAAGTTCTTTATAACATATATGATCATTGTAAACTGCTCAAAAAGAATAAACTTAAACTACTTAGACCCaaaactttttgtttatttgaactcTTTTGGTTGTGTTTTACCAACATGCTAACCAAACACAGCTGCAGAAAGAAGATGTGaccttttattaaataaattgagCCTCATCATGTATTGTGTGTCTGTTACACTTATTCTGTTACAAACCTCGACTCAGATTTCTTTTTGGTCCAACACTaactcttcctcttcctctcaacaggaggaagaggaggagggtttAACAGGTTAATGTTCACACTGAGAAACCTTTTTGTGAACGTTCAACCTGAATTCATTTGATTCATTCTGTTTATTGATGTTCTTACTTATTTGGAATCAGGGAGAACTACAAAGAAAAtgcaagaaaatgtatttttttcaagtactaaatttgtattattattactttcctATTGATTTGAGTGGTAGATCTGTTAATCAGGCTGTTTACCGTCATTTTGAGCTCATCTGCAGCGgctgataatttatttattagagttattcacagagctgacagcagggacgGCCACTAAACAAACACCGTcacttatttcttatttatgaaagtttaaaaatgtagttatcTCTCAAAAACAATGAGATGTAGCCATCTGCTGATGAATACAGTtatgctttttatatttaaatttaaccaagtttgatcatttattttaaaagaaatgatAATTGCAGATCTACTCAACCAAAAAATTCAGGTAGTAGCATTGTTAAATAAGTGTTCATTTAAGTTCAGCAACATGAAATCAGCAGAACATATTATTAAATATCAGTATCTGCTATTAAAATACCTGCATCCATCTACTAACTCCactaatttatcttattttaaatgtttgtacaAGTTGAGAAATGGTATTATgattaaaatatcaataaaataattgttaaaaagTGTTTCCTCTagattttataatatttatttaattagctttttttcaataattctTTGAAAgtggtatttatttaaaaagggaAGATAAGAGCaaaggacatttatttttttaatttactgagaGTAACCGTCCTGAAGCAGGTGactaaagcatggaaacaatcaaatacaccaaaattaagagcatgggcattaacagcagaacaaaggTTAGAGATGGAAAAactaacttttagaaatagggaacaaatacatatttggaataagttatactgtaaagaaaggctggtaaaaacagtggaaatatttaatcaaattaaaggagatgaactaaatggtccccaCACCAACACGAACACGAACACACACGCACCACtgcttattttctcattattttattattatcttttttttttgtgtgtcattagtttgttgtttattccttttcttggagatcctcatttggggaataccagttagccttgtatatgtttgtctgtttaccctatgtttttgttatttactttgtgaatatataccttgaaaaaaaagggggaaaatgtgaggtacaatattgtaaagaaaacgaaatgactcattatgtttgtgaaagtaagaagccttgcaataaagtattaaaaaataattctttgAAAGCTGGACACATTTTAAGATAAATCTTGTGGGCGACCTTAAAGAACCTTTCCGCCTGCTGTCTGTTAATGATTGTATGATATTTCCTGCTGCAGCATGCAGCCGCTCCCTCCACACAATAATCTAACGTTCACCATGACTCAGCACCTTATTTACTCAGATATATAATAGGAGCTGaagtaataatatataatggaGTGGGCTGAAGTGAAGCAACAAGAGCCAGAGCAGGCTGAGACGCTGGGAAACAGACACCTCATTGTTCCTGGAACAACTCCGTCAGGTTTCAACAGAGCTCATTGTTGTCTCACataaaacagagaagaagacacTAAGGGATGTTGTAACTTACTCCCAGCTGAAGTGAACGTTTCCAACGTCAAAGCCGTAGTCGCTGTGATCGTGGAGATACTCGGCATGAACGGCTGCGTTCCACATCACCTGGGAGAAAAGCACAAAGCACGATTAGACATTTTATACAAAGATATGAAGTCTCTGAGGAGTTAAACTGGGCCAGACTGAACAATAATGAAAGAGATGTTGTACCTTCTTAGGGACACAGCCCACGTTCACCTGAAAAACATTCACACAGACAATTAGTAGTGAGTAATTAGTACGCTGGTGAAATAGCATCCAAGCATGTTcaaaaagaatattttaaacattgtttaacAATAACACAGTATTATATCATACCATATAATTGTGATACGAAGCAACAGCAAGCCAATAAATTATGGAAAACATgtataaaaggttttttttctgacaaaaatatgtaaataaaaagattCAGAAGTTGAGTTTGGCTGGACTCAACCATCCGTGAAAcatcttgttaaaaaaaagggaagctGTCTAAACTGTaactaaaaatgcattatttatatatatatagactatgtttataaaaacaaaagtttatgagattgaACATAAAGTATAtcttattgtctttgtacagttttgtgTAGAATTCATGTCATAAAGGGTTATTATCCTAATTAAGTCTCATCTATTTTGTCAGGCTACTGGAATTTCTAACTTTGATACAATTCCTtgaaaaatattgatgtttaCACCATTTGTAACACCACAGGGGACacaatattgatatttaaaaaaaaaaaaagtcacaacaaGGCCATAACATGAGGCTAGTGCAGGGAACAGCAAAATAACAGTAGTAAATATTAACAAAGATTAAAACTTCtaattattaattcattcatctgtcagagaggagagaaaacagatAAATAGATGTATTGATGATACTACAAAAAGAGtattgaaatgtttaaaatattcagtatttttatgAATTGATACTTCACTTTTTCTGACAACACCACTGTAGAAATTTACGTAACATACGAGCGTTGTTCCTCATTTATTACCAAAAGTTGACGTTATTCTGACTAACTGTCTCGAGGTTATGCAACCAGGATGTGGTTTTAGGAAACATGTGAAGCAATATATTTTCTCATCAACTTCCCATCTATGAGATTAACTGAGAAGTAAACTGGGCAaacgtaataataataataacaataataatgttaaaaaaaatactttccaACACAACAGCCATGGAATgggataagataagatatttctttactcaagtacagtaagacaataaataaataaataaaaaatagaatgataagacagcaacaaacaacaaagacaacagatcAGCGATGGGCAACTAAATGCTGCAGGAGGCCAGTTtatcatcaacactaccacatataggacttaaccagatatgatgaaactgacatgttaaatatgtttacagtgcagtaacttaacatatttcatgctcaaatgcgtgtataatagtataaataggaatacaaaaggtttgaagtaaataaagtgcaagaacagcagaccaacttAAGTaactttgtgcatttttacactgcatttttaacatttcatgctcaaatacatgtCTTGAGGGCCACTttaagtgagggtgcgggccgtatgtggcccccgggcctcctgttgcccatccctgcactaGATCCACTAGTGGTGATAAGAAGAATACAAACTATATATTAAGCAACTTCCTCATATTGAAGCCGTATCTCTGTTTATGTCTATTTGTATGTAGTTGAGGAATAGATGAAAGGCGGTGGATAGTATCAAGGTTAAAGTAATTCAGTTTAAAAGTGAAGACTTTGTGTCTAaagtaatgtaatataaatatgaagaCTGTGTGTCTAaagtaatgtaatataaatatgaagactgtgtgtgtgtgtgtgtgtgttacagcctgctgtagtgtgtgagtgtgtccgGCTTGATGTTTGTTGCAGCAAACACACTAAACCCTCCACAAAAGGAGTCCCGAGGCTTCGCAGTGCAGCTGGTAACCAGCAGAGAGAGGGACGGTGGCCCGGAGGGACAACACTCTGGTTCTTTgggtttttagtttttactcaCGCAGGTACCTCCGAGTTTGTGGCTCTCGATCACGGCGGTGGCTGCTCCGAGCTCCGACGCCCTCCGAGCCCCGGCCAGACCCCCGGAGCCGCCGCCGATCACCAGCAGGTCGAACCGGGTGGTGGTGTGGGTCTCTGCCGGGTCTGAGGCCATGCCGCGGCGGGtcactgctgctcctcctgcggGTCCGGGTCTGAGAAAACACGAGAAGAGAGTGTGTGAGGGCTGGaaccagcagctgctgcaggtttcTCTGGTCCGGGTGATCCGGGTTAATGGTGCCATCACCAGGAAGCTGCAGGGAGCAGGCGTGCTCCCACCAATGGGAGGGTCAACAGAAAGCCTCTGCTGTGTCATTATGAATTGCAACAATGGTGTGTAAATCCCAGAAAGTGTTTCCACAATAGTGATCCTCACATGAGCTACAGTAACAGGCGCTACAATAACAGCTGGAAATAAATCAGAGATAATTACGCACCAATAAAGCCCCAAATCAGAAAgttacacaaataaacacatggcAATAGAGAAGGCATCAtggaaacagttttaaaaagtgaatatttGGTGTAAATATAGTGTAAAACTCACCTTGGTCGCGCCAGAGACGCTGAGACAGAAGGAAGCAGTCTGCAGATTCTTATAAACAGCATGTTCTCATTTCTTTAAGAGCATTTTAATGATGATATTTATCCACGGAGCCTTGTTTATGTCCCTGCTGTGTCCTCTCAGTGGTGAAGGCCTCTTTCTCTGTATTATCACCAAATACAAAAGCTTCAACCACTTCCTGTGTCACTGGGTCAACccgacacatttatattatataaaccAAGATAAAACCTGCTGCCTGTCTGATTAAACAGCTTCACATGtttcatttaataataaaactgcagcGAGGCGTTTCAAATATAATACTGTGATGTCGGAAGTCATATTTACGGCTGGATAATAAAAGCGTTACGTGTTTTCTGTAGCAGATTTTGAATTTGGCGTAAATCATCAAAAGGTTTACAGTAGATTTACGCATGAAGTCTTCGTGAATATCACCAAACTACCAGctgtaaagaaaaacaatatacaGCCACACTTCCGGTCGCAAGTTTCAAAATAATACTTCACACTCGCCACTCATAACAGCAAGATATACatagatgttttatttaaataaacaccggagtaaagattattttttattttttacataagtCCTATATTCAAAAGCTTActtcattaaaaatacaaaagtatttgCATGCGAACGTGTGTCAGATTGAAGAGAACTCAATGGGAAAATGccacaaattaaaaatgtagtggattacAAAGTACAAAATACTTCCAAATGTAGTGGAAGTTATGTGGTATGAAGTACACATTCTTCAAACATTATGTACAGTTCTTCAGTGAATATTCTTAGATAATTTATGAGATGTGCCCTCTTTTGCAGTTATCTGTCTATTTATATATTCAGTCTTAAgacataattaaaaatacaaatacaaattatttGGTCTCTCTACACAATATggactttaagtaaatttttaCTGATTATACTTATAAGGGATGTAACAGTACATCCATCTGTTTTGAAATATCTAAAATCTTTTTTGTGGTAAACGATCCAATATTATGaatgcaaagtgaaaatatttaaatgtatcaaaacATTTCCCCCTTCATTTCAATGTTTGAAATAGCTCAGTActtatattttgaaattatatataaattgcTTTTTGTGAGTTGATATGAATTCAAAATGATTGTGTTAAATTGGCCTATAATATTACAGCCCCCTGAATTGAACCAACTCATAATCATATCATGGGGCACTTGAGGACtttaagtaaagtaagtaaaatgtaatataagCAATTAACGGAATAGAATATCATATAGGCCTAGTTGAGAAAATATTGATTTACACTCCTAgtacttacatttacatttacatttaacttcttgagtgtccttgttcttgttctattctgtgtttttttctattgtttttatttatgctacctcagtattttattctattgtattttattgtacttgaataccgaactgctgtgacaacagaatttcccttcggggatgaataaagtaatctatctatctatctatctatctatctatctatctatctatctatctatctatctatctatctatctatctatctactttTTAAGTAACATTGTCAGTGTAAGACTTTTACTAGAAAGGCAACATTTACACAGgggttttatttacttttaaagaaTCTGAACACGTCATGCACAATTGTCAAAATCCCtgaataaaaatcaatataCAGGTGGTTTCAAATTTACAGTAGAtagtgtatttgtatttgtaatctttccttccacatgccatcacactgtacaataacaaataatagtctggttcattacatactgtctatgcactttatgagttctttatgcacactgttcattgcaccttatttgtttcatagcaccaacatttttatactgtatattcatatttattctgcactggaattctattctactccttaatacatactccttctttagacactttattttattgtatttttatattttattgcttgaagtatgcctaggttgttctttttatttaattgtcattgtctctgtgtgtaatgctgctgctacactgtaatttcccagcttgggataaataaagtatctatctatctatctatactcTTATTTTGAATGTCCGAAAACCCCGTTTCCGGAGCCGTCCTAGCTGGCTAAGCTACAGGCGGCTAACGCGAAGCTAAAGCATAGCGGCCCGGTTGGCAGCGTTGACAAACGTTAATATCACGTCCACAGGAGggatttattctgttttacagCACACAggagataaaaagacaacactACTACCAGGTATGTGACGTCATGAGGGGTTTGACTCAGTGTAAAACAGTGTGAAACAGTGTAAAAGCGGGCCGTCGTCTCTGCAGCCCCCCTTCTCTTCTCCTGGATCCTAAAGGCCTTTTCCTTGTGTcctggaggagacagagagccaGGCTGCAGCACCAAACTGTTACACCACAGCAGCATGTTTTAATGTGGTGGAGCACTCTGAGGTTTAATGCAGTCTGGAATCTGGTAAACAAACATGTGAAGGCGTTAAAAGCAGCTGTGattgggggggagggggaggggctcCGGGCCTGTGTTCATGTCTGCAGCTTCATTCACTCTCTCATCTgctgtgtttctctgtttccacAGTGGGAAGACGTCTCGCTGCTTAGTTCACCTAGTCCCCTGAATGATTGCGGCTTTTGCATTGTCGGGACCTGGTGCCAGATGACCAGCGGACCTCTCCCCTCACCATGATTCCCGTCAGCTACCACAGCATGCGGTCTCCCGTCAGCGGGCACCCCACCAACCTGGTCCTGGATCGCGTTTTGAGCTCTACTAACGTGAAGGGGTGCCAGAAATGTGGGTTTGCTTGCACGGACCCCGCAGAGTACCGGAAGCACATGATGGAGCATGGCGGGACTCAGATTGACTGTTTCTACTGCAACAAAGTGTCCTTCAGTGTGTCGGAGCTAAACGCTCACATGAAGGAGCACAAATCCAAGTATCCGTTCATCTGTCCCCACTGTGGCCAGGGCTACATGAGGAGGCTGTGCCTGGTCAAGCACATTGATCGTTTGCATAATAAAAGCTTAAGTCAAGGACCTGCTAAGGCTGGCGTGACTAAACTCCCACATGTTGCTGTGTCCGGTGCCTTATCCTCCAGTGTGCCCGTGGCTGATACGTCACTAATTCGACCCACTGTTCGGGTGACGGTTCCCTCGCTGAATGCTCCTGCAGTCAGGCTGGGGAAAGAGGAACATAGAGGGAAAACACTGGACACAAATCTCTCTAACGCCACTAATGGTAACGCGGACCTGTTGACCCCTTTGAGCGGACTCATTCAGCACAACAGGGCTCTGACGGTCTCTCTCCCAGAGGAGGTGACCATCCCTGCTGGGTGTCTGGTCGAACTGGTTGAGGTGAAAACTGTTAACGGGACGAAGGAGCTGAAGCTGAGGCTGGTCTCCCAGCAAGAGAACGAGTCTGTGATAAAAGACACAAGGACAACAGTCAGTCAGAACTCTGCACTGGGAAAGCCTTTCTTAACCTCAATTAGTCATCCCCACGCAGTAAAGACGGCGAGTATGGGCATGTGCCTCACCAACGGGAAAGGCACTGATACTAAAACTGTCAATTTGGAGCGACCGGCTGCTGTACCAATTATAAATATTTCCAAGAACATCCCTAGTCAAGTAAGCAGAGAAAAAACTGGATTGAAAAGAACTTCACAAGAAATAATCAACTTGGAATGCCACACAGTCATTCCCAACAAGATTCCCAAAAGCACTCTCCATCCTGTGAGGGAGGTAAACAGTGGGATCAAAGTGTCTCAGAGGGAAGCGGTGAACCTCGCTGCACCGATGCCCTCTGTCATTTCCAGCAGGAGTATCAACGGCTTGCATAACAGCATGCATCCAGAAAACATGATGGCGAGCGTTTCCCAGAGAGTGACGGATGAGAGGAGGAGTGTAAACCCAGCCAGGAGGGTCGGGGAAGTTAAAATCCTTCCTCGAGATGTTTCTGCACCGGTGAAGCTGGAACCTGGAGAAGTGGGCCAAACAAAATCTCCTTCAAAATTAAAGATGAGGCCGCAAAAAGTTTTGGTTTGCAAGAATAATGCAAGTCCATCTTTTTCAATGCCGGTCAAATCACTGCTGCCCTCCAAGCGCACAAACTCTAAACTCTCAGCTTGGACCCAGGAAGCCCGGTTCTGTGACCGGGCTGgagctggagaaggagaagTGGCGGAGCCCGAGGGGTTCCCCGTCATCTCTTCTGTGTTTTCATTGAGTCAACAACCAGAAGACGTCCAGGGCTCCATGCAGCCGCTGGTCATGGCTCTGCGGGGCATCGTGATGGATAAAAGCAGCAGCTCTTGTGCAAAGGTGGATTTAACAAACAGCGGCGAGCAGGTGAAGCAGGTGAAGCAGGTGCAGACAGTGGGCTTCTCTGCTCAGGTGGCAACCAAACAGAGCTCCAACATGTGCAACGGTTCACTGACGGAGCGAAGCAGTGAGTCTGTTAAAGTGGAGCAGCAGGATAAGGTGGTGCAGCACCCGCCTGCTCTGATCCACGTCAAGAAGGAACACAGCAGCACGACGCCCAGAGACGATAAGAAATGCAGCCACACTCCTGCTGTAAAGCCTCCAGCAGATAATAAATCTGTTCCCACACAGGTAAACACACCTGAGCTCCAGCAGCAGGTGTCTAAAAGTGACCAAGACATCTCTTCAAAGTTCCTGACTGTCTCTCTGAAAAGGGTTCAAGTAGGGGTGTGGAAAAAAACCAAGAAGGGACTGAAGCTCAGAATATCCAAATATAAGACTCAGGGACCTGTGGGCAGTCCCAGTGACTGTACCGTTATTTACCCCATGCCACTAAAACAGGACCAGCTGGTGAAGCGGCCGAGCCCCAACCAGCCCGTGGTGGTCCTGAACCACCCCAAGCCCCGGGCCAGCGTCCAGAGAGCCTCAGCAGACACTTTAGCTGACACAGCAGCTTCTGACGTGGCCCCAAAGTGCCAAATCTTAAAAATGAGGCTGAGCAAAGTGATGGGGCAGAAGTATGAGGTGATGGGCTGCACGGTGGGGGTCTTTCCATGAATCTATCAAACATTATATCAGTGGTGTACATAACTAGTATTACAATAGGaagacctaaaaaaaaagaaaaatatgaggCAGTTGTGTTCTTTCTGAGAGCATGAGGCGTCTGATTATCACTGAACATTGTGTTATATGTATGTTGTTAATATAGGCATGGGATATGGAATATTCATGGTATGGGATGGGAGGAGACCATCTGCTGCAGGAGACTGCAGTCAGAGATACTTAGATGTTAAAGAACTAAAGTCTGAGGAAGCAGTAGATCAGGAGAGTTGAGGCTTGAATGCATGCTGTTAATTTAATAGAGACACTGATGGTAGTTGTTGTTTTACCCGTTAGcatcagtcttttttttaagttcatcTGGCTCCTTTTAATCTGAATTAGATGCAGTAACCTGAGATAATCAGACCTTATGGTAAGAAATAAACAGTATCATGAATATAAAGAACTTGCGCGGCTTCCAATATTAAAGTCCCTGTGAGACTAAATAAGAGTGTCTTTAACTAATATACTGTAACATATTTCCCAGTGAAATTTAATATTTGGGGGCGTACAGTTTCAAGAGGCATTTAACACAATATCTGCACATTTAATCTGACCGCTGACTAGTTATTGACCAGAATACGGAGCTCCAGAGAGCCGACGTTGTTCCACACATGCAGAGATTGACCAAAGCCGCCCTGAAACACACCTCAGACTCTTTGATTTGGACGTGAAAACCTTGGTTATGTATTGTAAACCACAGATATTATGAATGTTAGTGTTTCTACCCACTGATACTCAAACATACATGTCATGTCTCCAATCAAAAAGACATGTACTTTGATGTAATATTGCTGAGATACTGATTCATTTGACACACATTTGGCATAAATCAACAACCGTTAACAGAAACgcatgttaaaatgtatttttcactaCAGGAGGGAAAATGTTTGGTGGAACTTATGGCGACAAgttgtgtggttttatttttcactttgatttgTCTGTAGCCATCACtctcttatttatttctcaCCCATCGTAGAGTCTTTTGCATTAACTTCTCTTGTGGAACGTCGACTGCTGAGTCGGTGTCgcttcttatttttatttttatttttatttttgctagAATGTctcgacagacagacagccagtTGGTAGTCGGCCTGATACTGTATGTGCAAGGATTGTGTGATAGATAGTGacttaaattatatattaaatgaaaatctttaagtaaaattaaaatatttggcTTGTGACATATTTGAAGGTTTAATTTAATGTGGGTGAAACCTCACATGCAATAGTTTACACAAAATgtatacaattttaaattgtCTTATTGAAGTATAAATCcctatttttctctttctaatGTTCAGAGGCAAGGACATTTTCCCCCCAGAGAACACTTACAAGCCTAAAACATGTTTCCCTTCAGCAGCGAGCCCCTTTCTCCAGTTGTTGTGATGCTGGCTGCTTGTAAAGACGTTTCTGCTGCTCCTGCATCCAAAGAGTCAAAGTTTCAGAGTCATAGTGCAGCTCAATGTCAGATATATCTGAGCCAA of Centropristis striata isolate RG_2023a ecotype Rhode Island chromosome 12, C.striata_1.0, whole genome shotgun sequence contains these proteins:
- the LOC131982062 gene encoding zinc finger protein 518B, with amino-acid sequence MIPVSYHSMRSPVSGHPTNLVLDRVLSSTNVKGCQKCGFACTDPAEYRKHMMEHGGTQIDCFYCNKVSFSVSELNAHMKEHKSKYPFICPHCGQGYMRRLCLVKHIDRLHNKSLSQGPAKAGVTKLPHVAVSGALSSSVPVADTSLIRPTVRVTVPSLNAPAVRLGKEEHRGKTLDTNLSNATNGNADLLTPLSGLIQHNRALTVSLPEEVTIPAGCLVELVEVKTVNGTKELKLRLVSQQENESVIKDTRTTVSQNSALGKPFLTSISHPHAVKTASMGMCLTNGKGTDTKTVNLERPAAVPIINISKNIPSQVSREKTGLKRTSQEIINLECHTVIPNKIPKSTLHPVREVNSGIKVSQREAVNLAAPMPSVISSRSINGLHNSMHPENMMASVSQRVTDERRSVNPARRVGEVKILPRDVSAPVKLEPGEVGQTKSPSKLKMRPQKVLVCKNNASPSFSMPVKSLLPSKRTNSKLSAWTQEARFCDRAGAGEGEVAEPEGFPVISSVFSLSQQPEDVQGSMQPLVMALRGIVMDKSSSSCAKVDLTNSGEQVKQVKQVQTVGFSAQVATKQSSNMCNGSLTERSSESVKVEQQDKVVQHPPALIHVKKEHSSTTPRDDKKCSHTPAVKPPADNKSVPTQVNTPELQQQVSKSDQDISSKFLTVSLKRVQVGVWKKTKKGLKLRISKYKTQGPVGSPSDCTVIYPMPLKQDQLVKRPSPNQPVVVLNHPKPRASVQRASADTLADTAASDVAPKCQILKMRLSKVMGQKYEVMGCTVGVFP